From the Lathyrus oleraceus cultivar Zhongwan6 chromosome 3, CAAS_Psat_ZW6_1.0, whole genome shotgun sequence genome, the window AGCaagaaacacaagtagttgtgaAAGAGCAACCcactcaagtagaacaagaccaatGTAGGTCAAACATGATACATTACTAACCTGAGAGACATGGTTATCTTGTAACTGATCAATGTGATGTATTACTTATGAATCGAGATaagcatgtgacctaccaagaggctaTCACTAGTCCCGAGtttgagaagtggctagaagccatgaaatctggaatgaattccatgtacacaaactaggtttggaccttggtagagcctcctgtagaAGTTAATTTTATAGGATGTAAATGGGTCTTCAAAAATAAGACTGCATGGATGataaggtacatacctataaagCAAGACTGGTTGCTAAGGGCTATAAGAAAATTCATGGTGTAGACTgtgatgaaaccttttcactagTTGTAATGCTTAAATATGTTCaaattttacttgctatcgctgcatatcatgattatgaaatatgacAGATGGATGTCAAGACTGCTTTCCTTAATGAGAATCTTCTTGAGaatgtgtacatgacacaacctgaaggatttgacataccaaaaAAAGCCCAAAAAGTATGCAAGTTACACTGACCAATCTATGGATTGAAGaaagcttccagaagctggaatcttagttttgatgaaacagtaaaacaatatggattcataAAAAAACAAAGATGAACTTTGTGTCTATAAGAAGGTTAGTGGAAGTGTGATCGTCTTCAtgatattatatgtagatgacatgttactcattggaaatgatgtccctacctTGCAACAAGTGAAAACTTGGctagggaaatgcttttctatgaaggatcTAGATGAAGCAACCTATATACTAGAAATTaagatctatagagatagatcacaaaaactacttggcctaagtcatagtagatacatagacaaagtgttgagatgctttaatatgcatgattccaagaaaggattcatacttatgcaacatagcacgtgtctatcaaaaacacaatccccttaAATAGGATCCcaaggaagaaagggatcacatgaataaggttccatatgcatctacaatatgatctatcatgtatgacatgttatgtactcaaccatatgtctcgtatgctttaagtgcaaaAAGTAGGTATCGATCTGATCCCGATGATACTTATTGGATTGCTttcaagaatatccttaagtacttaAGAAGGACTAAagactcattcttgatatatggagtTCATAAAGAGCTCGCTGTAATTGGAAACACCAATTCTAGCTTTTAGACAGGTAATaatgactttagatcgcaatctggttatgtgttttgcttaaatggtggagttgtgagctggaaaaattcaaagcaagatacaattgctgattctacaactaAGGCCAAGTACATTGCTGCCTCAAATACAACAAAGGAAACTGTTTGGATCAagaagttcattagtgaacttggctTAGTCTCTAGCATTGTGGTTCCCATTGATCTCTTTTGTGATAAgaatggtgttatcgcacaagcgAATGAGCCTGGATCTCACCAATGATCTAAAAACATACTTAGGCGATATCATCTTATTCGAGAGATAATAAATAGAGGAAATGTGAAGATATACAAAGTACAAACACTTGACAATGTCGTTGACCCACTGACAAAACCTCATGCGCATCAGAAAcatgatgaccatactagatcTTATGGGTATTAGAGGTATATCTGATTGGATATAGTGCTAGTGgaagattgttggtgtaagccctataggccaatagtttcggtacttgtatcgaattatttattaataattaaaaagataattatttattatgttttttttttcttttcaaaatgataaagtccctagaatagtcAGTCCGTTTAATGAAATGataagtgtgacttaatcatgagaccccattaaacataaggatattattcttaaagtatctgtagtcgagctttatgtgaagtgggatgacattaaaaCATTGAGAGTATTATGTGGATAGAccgatgatcacatctcatggataAAAAATTATCAAGTCTTcacatatgtatgaatattatgagtaatatttatactggattgacccgctatgagaatactacatagaaagttatgcaaaatgttataagttattctcatggtgatagtggtgtacACCACCCTTCGATGTGAAACCCCTATGGACCCTAAATGTAGAGTCAAGTActttattactgatcaaacattgtttGTAACTGaatgaccataaagatagttgatgggtactccacaaaaTATGTTAAGGGACACAAGTGACTTAGATGGAATCTGCCAATTatgcgtaacaagataaatgtctaagggtccaatattgaaTTAGACAAGGGTGACACGACATATGCCTTATGTTCGATATAAACACGAGGACAAAAAGGTAATTATACACAATAATATTATCACAAAAATattttgtcagatcacatgacattttcgtgacttgggtaacagtgatgtgttgctagatatcgctcattatttattatattaaatatatgatttaatataattgtcaacgtcacgCGAACCTACATGATCACACTTAGGGGTGGACAAGAACCGTTCACCCGGCCAAATCCGCCGGTAACCGAAAAAGAAAACCGAAATGGGCAGGTTCAAACGGTCTATCGGGCCAGTGATTAAAATATAGCAGTTTCAATTGGGTTTATATGGGCGGGTCGGGTTCAAAATTCTGAACCGCGGATACCCTAACCCGCCCAATTGAGATACCTCCTACCTAGGGTTTTCCAGCAGAAATTTCATTCTGTATTTCCTGTTCTCTCACTCACAGCCAAAGCATTTTTTGTTCTCTCACTCACAGCCGCACCTCCATGAAAATATTCTAGCTTCAATTCTCAACATCGTTCCACCACCATCATTCACCACCCACCACCTTCAACTCTCACCACTCACCGCCCAATTTTCAATCCACGCGCCGCTTTCGGTTTCCGCTGCTTCCACACCTCAGCTCATCTTCCAACGTTTCGTGGCTCGCCGCTCTTTTCCGCCAACACACTCACCGCTAATTCCGTTCCGGTATGTATTCAATCACCGTTCACCACCTAGGTTTTTATATACGGTGGAGTATGAGGTTTTTCGGATGATGCTCGGAAACGCACCGTAACGTACCTATGAATTTCATGTGGTTGATGATTTTTGGAGTTTTATACGCATTATTTTGATTGGATTTAGTCTTCAACAGTTTTATGCTGAGCAATTTCTAGAAAAATTGTGAAATTAAAGAAACTTTATTATATTGTTGTTTATTGAGGATGTAAAGTGTTTGTGCCAAAATGGTTGAAATGCTGCACCTTGCAAGTTGCAACTCCTTTAACTGTCTTCATATTTGGTAATTATATTGATTGATTGTTGAGACTTTGAGTTATTTATTTGCTTCCCATTGTGAAATGCACTTGAACCGAACTGAAGATAACCAAATTGTTGACCTATGTTATGAAACTGAATTGGCGTGTGAGACATGGTTCAGCAAGGGATGGAAAAGAATGAGTGATGACATAGAAGTGATATGGTTAGACATGGAGTGTATGATGTTAAGGTTAATTCGGTTAATGTGTGCTATACACTCCAGTTAGGTTGGTGTTGTTTCTGATTATGACTTGTCTAAATTGTTCTTTATTATTTCTGAATTGCAGGATTGCAGGATTGTCTTGTTGCAGGATTGCTATACACTCCAGTTAGGTAATGTGTGCTATAAACTGAATTGCAGGATTGTCATCAAAATTATTTCTGAATTGTTCTTTATTCTCTGCAGGTTGGTGTTGTTTCTGATTATGACTTGACTAAAGCAGAAAACAAGTAAGAGCTTGCACCATTTATTGCTTTTTTTCATACTTTAAGTGCTTTTCTTAGGACCTTTCAAATTGTTTTTACAAATTATCTTGTTGAACTTATAATTAAAAGTAAATTATGTTGGTTAATAAGCTGAAGTAAGTTATCCAAACATTCTTAAGTCGTTGTAGAAATTCAGTGCATTTCATTTTCAACTCAAATAGCTATCATCTATTTTCATGTTATTTTATCTGTTAATGACTTTTTTCAAATAGCCAATTTTTAAATTATAATGGAGACACACCAAGTTTGGATGATGGACCAGAAACCCCGTCATTTGGTGGCCCAGGGTATgttatttgtttttcttttttagaAGCTAAACACTTCTAGCTTATCATTCTTGTGCACAAACTATTTAAATTTTATGACAATTTGATATGTGTTGATTTTACCAGCTTGGACAAATATTCTCTGGAGAAACTGAAGGAGGCATCAgctgctgaagctgaggcagctaGTGCTGTTTGGCAATCTGTGCAAGCTATATCAAGTAGTCCCGCTGATGAAACATCTGTGTCAGATGACAACTCACATGCTGCAGACACAGTTGCAGATGGAAGTGACACAGAGGGAGATGTTCACCTTCATCCTAGAGTTGTATGTGCTTGGAATCCTTGCTTATAACTGATGGAATATCTCTCAAGGATgcaaattaatataattttattgCAGGTTGTAGTTGCTAAAGAGGCTATAGGTAACCTAGGTGGAATGGTGAGACAATTGTCACTCGATCAATTTGAAAATGAAAGCAGACGCATGCTTCCCATAAACAGTGATTCACCATATCCTACAAAAAAGTTCACCAGGCAGAAATCCCCTCAGGGTTTACATAAAAAGGCAAGCATTATCTGATGCACATTCTTCTTCCTTTATATTGTTTGAACCTAACACGGCTACCCATTTAATTATCATATAGTATACTAGATAATCACTTTTGTCATTCTCTTCTTGCCAGATAATTTCAAATTTGCTCAGGCCTCGCAACTGGAAAGCGCCTGCAAATAGGCGGTTCTTCTTGGATTCTTATGAAGTGGGTGAGCTTTGCTATGCTGCTGAGCAAATATTTATGCACGAACCAACTGTTCTTCAGCTGAAAGCTCCTGTCAAAGTATTTGGTGATCTTCATGGTCAGTTTGGTGATTTGATGCGACTATTTGATGAATATGGATTTCCTTCAACCGCAGGAGACATCACGTAAGTCTATTACATGTATAAAGGGTAGATTAACATTCCTTTGCCAAAATAGCTTATAGTACTAGTCAGCCCTTCTCTATCTCTGTTACACTATCTAATCATGGATATTTTTATTCCTGTGCGTCAATTAGAATTTAGATCGAACATTCGAGTCTTAAACTATCATATTATAAAATGTCAACCATACATCTTTTTTTCAATTAACAACTCCTTGGAAAGCAGATCATCATATTCTTATTAAGAGTATTTGTTGGTACATCTTATAGATACATCAAGAAATTTTACGTTAGATACACTTGAGGCCCTGGTGGATGTTATTGTGCACTTAGTATcagggtttcaatttcaacctttAAAATACAGTTATTGTGCACTTGAGGCCCTATTTGATTGGCTATAAAAATATTCCTTTCCTTTGAAATGTGGATTTCAACATGCACTTCTTCTGAATGGTTTGTTGCATCTGCACTCTACAACATGTAAAAAAATGTTTCCATCCAAAAACC encodes:
- the LOC127130989 gene encoding serine/threonine-protein phosphatase BSL1 codes for the protein MDDKMDVKTAFLNENLLENVYMTQPEGFDIPKKAQKPKHFLFSHSQPHLHENILASILNIVPPPSFTTHHLQLSPLTAQFSIHAPLSVSAASTPQLIFQRFVARRSFPPTHSPLIPFRYVFNHRSPPRFLYTVEYEDCRIVLLQDCYTLQLGNVGVVSDYDLTKAENNQFLNYNGDTPSLDDGPETPSFGGPGLDKYSLEKLKEASAAEAEAASAVWQSVQAISSSPADETSVSDDNSHAADTVADGSDTEGDVHLHPRVVVVAKEAIGNLGGMVRQLSLDQFENESRRMLPINSDSPYPTKKFTRQKSPQGLHKKIISNLLRPRNWKAPANRRFFLDSYEVGELCYAAEQIFMHEPTVLQLKAPVKVFGDLHGQFGDLMRLFDEYGFPSTAGDITYIKKFYVRYT